From the Chloroflexota bacterium genome, the window CTACATGAAACCGGATCCGGAAAATTCCAAGGTCGTGCTCGGCGCGGATTTGCTCGCGCCCGAAGGGTACGGCGAAATCATCGGCGGCGGCGAACGCTCTGCCGATCTCGTGCATCTCGAACAGCAAATCGAAAAACACAAACTGCCGCGCGAATCGTACGAGTGGTATCTCGATCTTCGCAAGTACGGCACGGTGCCGCACTCGGGTTTCGGTCTCGGCATCGAACGCACGGTTGCCTGGGTCTGCAAACTCGATCACGTGCGCGAGACGATTCCGTATCCCAGGATGCTGGAGAAGATTTATCCTTGATCCACGAATTACGCGAATTTTCGCGAATGAATTCTGCAAGGAGGCATAGTGGTCAGGTTGCTTCTCAAGGAAGAAGTTTACGCGATTGTAGGCGCGGCAATGGAGGTTCACAAGGATTTGGGCGCGGGATTTCTAGAGGCGATTTACCAATAAGCTCTGGAAATCGAGTTTGCATTGAAAGGCATCCCTTTTGAATCGCAAAAGGAACTTACCATTTATTACAAGAGTCATCGGCTGAAAAAATCTTATGCGGTTGACTTTTTGGGCTACAGCAGTATTGTCGTTGAAATCAAGGCGCTTGACCATCTGACTTCGAAAGAGGAAAGCCAACTGCTATACTATCTGAAAGCGACAGGATTAGAAGTTGGAGTATTGATCAATTTCGGCGCACCGAGTTTGGAGTGGAAGCGAATGGTCAAAACGCAAATGGTTGGAAGAAGAGACAAGAAGAATGATTTTGACTGAGTTCCCCGGATCTGTAAATTGTAACAGTCCGTCAAGTTTTTCTATTCGCGTTAATTCGTGAAATTCGCGGATAATAACGAAAAGGAGCAACATGGCTGAGCGTGTCGCAATGTATTTGCAGGACAAGCACGAAATTCGTGAGGGGATGGAGTACGTCAAATATGCAGAGCAACGCGGCTTTGAAGCGGTGTGGCAAGCGGAATCGCGTTTGGTGCGCGATGCAATCGTCCCGATGGCGGCATTCGCCGCAGTCACATCGAAAATCAAAGTGGGTAGCGGCGTCATCAACAACTGGACGCGCAATATCGGTTTGCTCGCCGCGACGTTCCTCACGCTCGACGACCTCGCGCCGAATCGCATCATTTGCGGTATTGGCGCGTGGTGGGATCCGCTCGCGAAAAACGTTGGCATCGAGCGACGCAAACCCTTGCTCGCGATGCGCGAGACCGTGATGGTGATGCGCGAATTGCTCGCGCTGAAACGCGTCACGTTCAACGGCGAATTCCACAAAGTCAACGGCATCGAACTCGATGTGGTGCACGGACGCCGCGAGCCGCGCAACGTCGCGATCATGATCGGCGCGACCGGTGACGCGATGATGCAATTGACCGGCGAAATCGCCGACGGCGTGGTGCTGAATTACTGCGTACCGCCCGAGTACAACCTCGAAGCGTTAAAGCATTTAGAGATCGGCGCGAAAAAAGCTGGACGAAAATTGGACGACCTGGACCGTCCGCAACTCGTCGTGTGCTCGGTAGACCCGGATCACAAGCGCGCAGTCCAAGCCGCGAAGGAATTGTTGACCCAGTATCTCGCGCAACAACCGCACATCGCGAAAGCGAGCGGCACGCCGGAAGAAACGGTCAAAAAAATCCAGAGTATCCTGGGATGGCCCGCGACGAAAGAACAGATTCACGAAGCGATGCAATTCGTGCCAGATGACTTGATCGAACGCATCACCGCGAGCGGCACACCGGACGAGGTTCGCAAAAAAGTGAACCAGTACCGGCAAAACGGGTGCACGTGCCCGATTCTGTATCCGCTCGGCGACGACGTGAAATTGATGATTGATACGTTCGCACAGAAGTAGAGTCAACAGTAGACAGTCGCCAGTAGACAGATAAGAACATATTGGCTCGCGGCTGTACTAGGAGTGTTTGGGCGCGAGGATTGCCATCGCGGTAAGCAAGCCGAAAATA encodes:
- a CDS encoding LLM class flavin-dependent oxidoreductase, with translation MAERVAMYLQDKHEIREGMEYVKYAEQRGFEAVWQAESRLVRDAIVPMAAFAAVTSKIKVGSGVINNWTRNIGLLAATFLTLDDLAPNRIICGIGAWWDPLAKNVGIERRKPLLAMRETVMVMRELLALKRVTFNGEFHKVNGIELDVVHGRREPRNVAIMIGATGDAMMQLTGEIADGVVLNYCVPPEYNLEALKHLEIGAKKAGRKLDDLDRPQLVVCSVDPDHKRAVQAAKELLTQYLAQQPHIAKASGTPEETVKKIQSILGWPATKEQIHEAMQFVPDDLIERITASGTPDEVRKKVNQYRQNGCTCPILYPLGDDVKLMIDTFAQK